The Chitinophagales bacterium genomic interval ACGTGGGTATACAACAGAAACAATACGATAAGGCCATTGATCCGATGGCGAAGGCGGCAGCACTGGCCACCAATAAAAAAGATCAGACCCGTTATACCTACATTCTTGCACAATTGCATCAGCTGAATGGTGACTATAAAATGGCCATTCAGAAGTACGGTGAGATCGCTGCCATGCGGCCTTCCTATGAAATGGAATTCAATGCAAAAATAAATGCGGGAAAAATATTTGTGCAGTCCGGTACAGGATCCTATAAAGAGGTGATGGCGCAACTGACAGAAATGTCGCGCGACGACCGCTATGAGGATTATTATGATCAGATCTATTACTATATGGCGCTGGTCAACCTGCGGCAGGACAAGGATGAAGAAGCAATCAGCAACCTCGAGGTATCCATAAAGAAAAGCTTCAGAGACATCAACCAGAAAGGGCTCTCTTTTCTTAAGTTAGGTGAACTAAGCTTTGCGGAAGAAGACTACCTGACAGCACAACCTAATTACGATAGCGCAGTTGCCTTCCTCGATCCTAAATTTGATACGCTAACACGCGTGAAAGAAATCAATACATTGCTCGATCGCATCGTGGAAGACATGAGAACCATTTTTGTGCAGGACAGCCTGCAAAAACTGGCGAAAATGAGCGAGAAAGAGCGGAATAAGATAATAGACAATGCCATCACCGCTGCTGAACGCCAGAAACAATATGCAGCGAAAGACACCATGCTGAGCCTGGAGACGCAAAAAATTCAGGAACTGCCAGGCAATCAGGCCGGAACATCCGGCAACTGGTATTTCTACAACACCTCCATGAAGGCCACGGGCTACAATGATTTCATCAAGAAATGGGGCAACCGGCCTCCTGAAGATAACTGGCGGCGCAGCAACAAAAAGTCGAACGACGTACAACTCGCAGATAATACTGAGCCAACACCCGATGCGGACAAAGAAGGTGACCTCGCAGCCGGTGCTTCGGCAAGCGACCGAGAAAGAAAAGCCATGTATGAAAATCTTCCGCTGACAAGCGAGAAGCTGGCGGCTTCCAACAATATCATCTTTGATGCGTATTATGACCTGGCCACTATTTACAAGAGTGACCTGAATAATGCTCCGAAAGCCATAGAAATATTTGAAAAAATGGCTGCCCGGTTTCCGGATAATGAGAACATTTACTCCGTGTATTACAACCTCTATCTGCTATACAGTCAAACAGGAAACATTGCAAAAGCTGAGACATACAAGCAACTTATACTGCAGAATCCTTCCAGTGTTTTTGCAATGGTCATAACTGATCCGGACTATCTGAATAAAAAAGAAGCGAAGAAGCATGAACTGAGCAACTATTATGCATCTACCTATGACTATTATATCCAAGAAAATTATAAAGATGTAATGAAACGGATACGGGCAGCTGACAGCCTCTTCAGACCCAATCCGTTGCAGGCAAAATTCGAATTGCTGGAAGCTATGGTAACCGGTAAAACACTTGGGCGCCAGCAGTATATTGATGCCCTTGACTCCATCGTAAAAAAATATCCCGCAGGAGAAGTACACGACAAGGCAATTGAAATCCTGACCGCTTTAGGTGTGCAGCAGACCGTTGTGCCTGCCAACAAGCAGATAAACCCAATGAATAAAAGCAGCCAGAATGCAAAGGCTGCACCCTATCAGATGCATCCCGACAATCCGCATTACCTGGTGATCGTATTCCCGACTATATCGCCGAAAACAAAGGATGTTTCCAATGGGTTGGTTGATTTTAATAAAGCCAAACATTCACTCGACAACTATAAGGTCGCCCCGCAATTGCTGGATACTAAAACGCAGATGATTGTTGTGAAGCAGATGAAAAACCGTACAGCTGCAATGACTTACTACAATGAAGTATCCGAAAGCGAGACACTCTTTGAAACGGTGGAAGATATCGGATACACCGTCTTTGTGATAGACGATAAAAACTTCCCGCTTTTTTACCAGCGTAAAGATGTTGCGGAATATGCAGATTTCTTTTCCAGGAATTATGAAAATGAAGATGATGAAGGTGATGAAGAAGGTGAATGATTTCACTGCTATCTTCTTCGTAGCCAATGCCGCATCAGGGCCGTTGCAAAAAAATCTTTCCTTCATTGCATGATGATCAACCGGTATTGATAATCGGCAATATTGCAGCAACCGGTGTGGCACAGAAATGGTTTCACCTGATGAAAAGCAGGCATAACTTCACTTTATTTGCAAAACAAATTGCCCGACTGCAACTGATCCGTTTGCATCATGCCCCAGCGTAAACAAGGAAAATCCTTTATCAGCTATTTCTGGTACTGTGTAACAGGCAGTGTTATCTTCTTTTTTGCTATGCTGTTGCTGGCGGCGGCAGGCGTCTTTGGTAAAATGCCATCCTTTGAAGAAATTGAAAACCCGCGCAGCTCGCTGGCTACAGAGGTGTATTCGGCAGACGGTGTGTTACTTGGCAAATACTATTTTCAAAACCGCTCCACATCATCGTTTGAAGAGATACCGGTGATGATCCGCAACTGCCTCATCGCTACTGAAGATGTTCGCTTTTACAGTCATTCCGGCATCGACTATTGGGGAACACTCAGGGCGGCATTGTCTACGTTGATTGGAGACCGCGAAGGCGCCAGTACGATTACCCAACAGCTCGCTAAAAATCTGTTTCCTAGGCCTTCATCTAATATATTCGCAACATTACTTTCAAAATTTAAGGAATGGGTGATTGCCATCAAGCTGGAAAGACGTTATACGAAAGATGAAATCCTGAATCTATATCTCCAAACTGTCGCTTTCAGTGAGAATGCATATGGTATCAAATCAGCGGCAAGAACTTATTTCAACAAAACACCTGACTCATTGCGTGTGGAAGAGGCCGCGCTGCTCATCGGCATGTTGAATGGAAGCACCATTTACAACCCGCGCCGCCATCCTGATTTTGCTTTTGCCCGCAGAAACGTGGTGATGTCGCAAATGAAAAAAAATGGCTTTCTGACGCAGCAGGTATATGATTCACTGAAACAGGTTCCTATTAAATTAAACTACGTAAGCCCTGATCATAATGAAGGTGCCGCCACGTATTTCCGTGAATATCTGCGGCAGGACCTTACGCAATTCTGTAAAGATCACCTGAAGCCTGATGGTTCACAGTACAATATTTACAGGGACGGACTCCGGATTTATACCACCATTAACTATAAGATGCAGCGCTATGCAGAGGATGCCGTGCAAAAGCATATGCGTGATTTGCAGAAGCAATTCAATGACAGCTATAAAGGCAGTGCCCCGTGGGGAAAGAGCGAGAAATATATTGAAGATGCAATGAAACGCAGTGAACGCTGGTTAAAAATGAAATCGGCAGGTATGCCGGAAGATTCAATACGTCTTGCATTCCAAACTAAAATCCCGATGACCGTATTTTCATACCGTGGAGAAATTGATACCACGATGTCACCTTATGACTCCATCCGGTATTATAAATTTTTCCTCCACTGCGGTTTCTTAGCCATGGATCCAACCAACGGAAATATTCTTGCCTGGGTAGGTGGTATCAATCATCATTATTTTCAATATGATCATGTAAACTCCAATGCGAAAAGGCAGGTTGGCTCCACCATAAAGCCCATACTTTACACACTGGCAATAGATAACGGATACTCTCCCTGCTTCCAGGTAGCAAATGAAAAAATAACATTTCCCGATTTTCAAAACTGGACACCTTCCAACTCTGATGGCAAGTATGGTGGCGTGGTTACCTTATACCAGGGACTCGAACAATCCATTAATACAGTAAGTGCTTTTCTTATGAAGCAACTCGGGCCTCAGCCCATGATTGACCTGTCGCGCCGTATGGGCATTACCAGTGATATGCCTCCATATCCATCCATTTGCCTTGGCGTGCCTGACATTTCTGTTTATGAGATGACTGGAGCTTATGGCACTTTCGCCAACCAGGGCATTTACACCAAGCCTCGTTACCTGCTGAGAATTGAAGATAACAAGGGAAGCGTGATACAGGACTTTACTTCCAAGCAGGTAGAAGTGATTTCAGACCAGGTTGCCTATGTGATGGTTAAAATGCTTGAAAATGTTGTTGATCACGGAACAGCAAGCCGTCTTCGCGGAAAGTTTCAGATCAAAGGTGAGATGGGCGGGAAAACCGGCACCACACAGGATAATACCGATGGATGGTTTATGGGCATCACGCCACAGGTGGTGGGTGGCTGCTGGGTTGGCGGCGAAGACCGTATTATCCGCTTTAAATCCATGTTTTACGGGCAAGGTGCAAGCATGGCATTACCTGTCTGGGCTTACTTTATTAAAAGCTGTTATGCCGACAAATCACTGAGCATCTCTCCTGATGCGCATTTTGCAATGCCGGAAGGCGAGATGAGTATCGAAACAGATTGCTCGAAATATAATGAAGCAACAGGGCAACAAAACACGGATTTTATTTTTGGAACCGGCGAAAAGAACCAATAAAGATCTGTTCCTGGCATAGAATAACCGGCTGCCATTGGTAATTTTTATCAGATGAATAATCTTGGGAACAAATACAACTATGCAGCGGCTATTGTCAACCTGTTGATTACTGCGTTCGGTGTATTGATCCTGCAATGGAGTGTACAGCCGGTTATTTACCTGTTTTGGATGGAAATAATAATCATTGTGATTGTTGCCTGCATCAGGATGATGGGTGCAATGGATGGAAAACCATTTATACAAACCCTTCCCGGAAAAATTCCATTGCTTATTGCTGCTTTATTTACAGGTGCCATGATAATTTCACTTGCTGTTGCATTCACCATCGGTGTATTTGCCAATGGTACTGATTCAGAGAGTTTCAAAGGCATTGGAATAGCCGTTGCCATACTCTGGTGTAATTACCTCAGCGGGCTGATCATACAGTTTTTCCTGAGCGGACATTTCAGAGTTGCCGTGCCTTTCACTGAATTGATTTTCTCTTTTGTCTACCTGCTGATACTGCTCGCATTCATCATGGCTGTTACACAACACCTCATACCGGCACTTTCTTCCCGTCAGTCGCCAACGCTGACTGGCTTGTCGGTGATTGGCATTAAATTTATCATTGACTGTTTACGGGCTTATCTGACACCGTATGTGACACCAGGTAGTGAGGAGTCACCATCACCGTAATATTGAATACCTGATCTACAGCGCAAAAACAGATGGGCGCTGCATTTCAATAGGAGACTGGCCCGGCCGGATTTTATTGGGAATCCTGATATTCAGTTAAGTGAACAGGCGATCATACTGCTGCATTACAGTAATTCACTTCAGGAAAAATGATGATTAAACTATCATGTAAATAATGAATATTTGCAAGTAGCAAAAATGAGATCAGATGGAGAATAGCAAGTGGGATGTTTTTATTTGCCATGCGGGTGAAGACAAGAGTGATGTGGTGCAGCCGCTTACCATACATTTCAAGGAAGCGGGAATAACCTATTGGCTCGATGAAGGCGAGATTCTGTGGGGCGACAGCATCATCACGAAAATAAATGAAGGGCTCGTCAAATCCCGCTACGTGCTGGTGGTGCTGAGCGATGCATCCGTCAATAAAAACTGGCCGTTGTTTGAGCTGAATGCCATGATGAGCCAGGAAGCGGAAGAAGGCAATGTCAAAATTCTGCCACTGCTGAAAGGTACAGATGAAGTGATAAAAAGCATACGGTCGAAAATGATTTTGCTGAGAAACAAGTCATTCCTGAAGTGGAAAAACAATCCGGCTGAAATTGTTCATGCATTACAAAAAAGACTCGGCATCAATACTTCGCCTGCTCAGTCACAAATGCAGGATAACCTGGCCCTTCAGGCATCCGCCACGGAAGACGTAAACACACTTGTCGTCAGCAAAGCGGCAACCACACCGAAAGACTGGCTGAAATATAAATTAGTTGCCTTTGATCTTGATGGTACTTTATTAAAGGGTTATACCTTTTCATGGACACTGATTTGGGAATATCTCAAGTATCCGCGGAAGCTGCAAAAGACCGGCATGCAACGTTACCGTGCCGGCAAAACTACCTATAAACAATGGTGCGACTGGGCAGTGAATCTGTTTATGGAAAAAAACCTGCGACGCGAAGATTTTTCTGCCATTACACAGCAGGTGACGCTCACCAAAAATTTTATGGATACCATAAAATTGCTGAAACAGGAAGGCATCATCCTGGCTATTATTTCAGGTGGCATTGATACGTTCCTGCATGAAAAGATTCCGGATGCAGAAAAACTCTTTGACTATATTTTCATCAATAAGTTGCAATTCGACGAAGATGGAAGGTTAAGCGGGGTTACAACAACCGACTATGACTTTAAAGGCAAGGCCACAGCCCTGGAACTCATTTGCCGGGTGAATGGCATTGATATTTCAGAGTCTGTCTTTATAGGCGAAGGATTTAATGATGAAGACATTGCCAGCGCCGCCGGATTATGCATTGCTTATCCGCCTTCCACCGCGCAAGGTGTAAGCCAGGTAGCTGATGAAGGCATTGAAGATGATGATCTTTCAAAAATTATTGAATTCATCATCGGCAAATAATACGAACAGCGAATTGCATCATTGAGTGCGCCTTCAAAAAGCATCATACCGTCTAACTGACGCCATGCCATTCAACCGACATCATATAACTCAACCGACGTCACACCGAATTTATTTCGGCATCTCACGTTCAATGATATTGCTCCGCGAATTTTAAAGATCCTGAAACAAGTTCAGGATGACACATCGGTAATTGTACCTGATCACATTGACCGAAGTCATTCGCTTCAACGACGACATGCACTTCAGCCAGCGCCATGCCTTTCAATCCAACTCATGCCATCCAACCGATGTCATACAATCCAACCGACGTCATGCTATCCAACCGACGTCATGCAATCCAGCCGAAGTCATACAATCCAACCGACGTCATGCAATCCAACCGACGTCATGCCGAATTTATTTCGGCATCTTACGTTCAATGATATTGCTCCGCGAATTTTAAAGATCCTGAAACAAGTTCAGGATGACACATCGGTAATTGTAACTGATCACATTGACCGAAGTCATTCGCTTCAACGACGGCCTGCACTTC includes:
- a CDS encoding tetratricopeptide repeat protein, with product MRSKTRYLLPAFFTVLLLSACSSGKKGGQSYFGKVYHNTSAHYNGYYYANLKMTEAEQQMRMGKKDDYTRLLPIYDIGNTDDPAAGSEMDSVIKRLTIVVKLHPKSKWADDCYFNIGKAYFYKKDYEAALSTFQFVSSEFKEKVPSAGSSSSSSVKKKRKGKPMTKAQRDAQRAKEEAKASSEKEGGALDFLKHKPIRNIDLLWMVRSYANLKKYSDANAIIAYLEEGNKFPKDLAEELALTKAYVGIQQKQYDKAIDPMAKAAALATNKKDQTRYTYILAQLHQLNGDYKMAIQKYGEIAAMRPSYEMEFNAKINAGKIFVQSGTGSYKEVMAQLTEMSRDDRYEDYYDQIYYYMALVNLRQDKDEEAISNLEVSIKKSFRDINQKGLSFLKLGELSFAEEDYLTAQPNYDSAVAFLDPKFDTLTRVKEINTLLDRIVEDMRTIFVQDSLQKLAKMSEKERNKIIDNAITAAERQKQYAAKDTMLSLETQKIQELPGNQAGTSGNWYFYNTSMKATGYNDFIKKWGNRPPEDNWRRSNKKSNDVQLADNTEPTPDADKEGDLAAGASASDRERKAMYENLPLTSEKLAASNNIIFDAYYDLATIYKSDLNNAPKAIEIFEKMAARFPDNENIYSVYYNLYLLYSQTGNIAKAETYKQLILQNPSSVFAMVITDPDYLNKKEAKKHELSNYYASTYDYYIQENYKDVMKRIRAADSLFRPNPLQAKFELLEAMVTGKTLGRQQYIDALDSIVKKYPAGEVHDKAIEILTALGVQQTVVPANKQINPMNKSSQNAKAAPYQMHPDNPHYLVIVFPTISPKTKDVSNGLVDFNKAKHSLDNYKVAPQLLDTKTQMIVVKQMKNRTAAMTYYNEVSESETLFETVEDIGYTVFVIDDKNFPLFYQRKDVAEYADFFSRNYENEDDEGDEEGE
- a CDS encoding transglycosylase domain-containing protein, which produces MPQRKQGKSFISYFWYCVTGSVIFFFAMLLLAAAGVFGKMPSFEEIENPRSSLATEVYSADGVLLGKYYFQNRSTSSFEEIPVMIRNCLIATEDVRFYSHSGIDYWGTLRAALSTLIGDREGASTITQQLAKNLFPRPSSNIFATLLSKFKEWVIAIKLERRYTKDEILNLYLQTVAFSENAYGIKSAARTYFNKTPDSLRVEEAALLIGMLNGSTIYNPRRHPDFAFARRNVVMSQMKKNGFLTQQVYDSLKQVPIKLNYVSPDHNEGAATYFREYLRQDLTQFCKDHLKPDGSQYNIYRDGLRIYTTINYKMQRYAEDAVQKHMRDLQKQFNDSYKGSAPWGKSEKYIEDAMKRSERWLKMKSAGMPEDSIRLAFQTKIPMTVFSYRGEIDTTMSPYDSIRYYKFFLHCGFLAMDPTNGNILAWVGGINHHYFQYDHVNSNAKRQVGSTIKPILYTLAIDNGYSPCFQVANEKITFPDFQNWTPSNSDGKYGGVVTLYQGLEQSINTVSAFLMKQLGPQPMIDLSRRMGITSDMPPYPSICLGVPDISVYEMTGAYGTFANQGIYTKPRYLLRIEDNKGSVIQDFTSKQVEVISDQVAYVMVKMLENVVDHGTASRLRGKFQIKGEMGGKTGTTQDNTDGWFMGITPQVVGGCWVGGEDRIIRFKSMFYGQGASMALPVWAYFIKSCYADKSLSISPDAHFAMPEGEMSIETDCSKYNEATGQQNTDFIFGTGEKNQ
- a CDS encoding HAD-IB family phosphatase, with protein sequence MENSKWDVFICHAGEDKSDVVQPLTIHFKEAGITYWLDEGEILWGDSIITKINEGLVKSRYVLVVLSDASVNKNWPLFELNAMMSQEAEEGNVKILPLLKGTDEVIKSIRSKMILLRNKSFLKWKNNPAEIVHALQKRLGINTSPAQSQMQDNLALQASATEDVNTLVVSKAATTPKDWLKYKLVAFDLDGTLLKGYTFSWTLIWEYLKYPRKLQKTGMQRYRAGKTTYKQWCDWAVNLFMEKNLRREDFSAITQQVTLTKNFMDTIKLLKQEGIILAIISGGIDTFLHEKIPDAEKLFDYIFINKLQFDEDGRLSGVTTTDYDFKGKATALELICRVNGIDISESVFIGEGFNDEDIASAAGLCIAYPPSTAQGVSQVADEGIEDDDLSKIIEFIIGK